The following coding sequences lie in one Lolium perenne isolate Kyuss_39 chromosome 2, Kyuss_2.0, whole genome shotgun sequence genomic window:
- the LOC127335420 gene encoding cell division control protein 48 homolog B produces MAAGSRGVDGGSNGDGGEPDGGWRAEEAIAGNRMALQALRELVVYPFLYARESRLLGLKWPRGLLLYGPPGTGKTSLVQAIVRECNAHLTMIEPYAVHKPHAGEGERFLREAFAEAYSQASQGRPAIIFIDELDAICPRRDSKREQGSRIVGQLLTLMDGNKKSSKRLPHVVVVASTNRVDAIDPALRRPGRFDSEIEVSVPTVEERVQILELHTKGLHLHETVDLQTIAGYCNGYVGADLQALCREAARLAYRRLSNSSEDEEMVTLLMEDWESARSEAKASMIRGVTKEAPTVSWDDIGGLKDLKKKLQQAVEWPIKHAAAFARLGISPVRGVLLHGPPGCSKTTLAKAAAHAAQASFFSLSGAELYSKYVGEGEALLRRTFHRARLSAPSIIFFDEADAIAPKRTGPDGGSGNATVGERLLSTLLTEMDGLELATGIIVLAATNRPKAIDAALLRPGRFDMVLYVPPPDAQGRHEILRIKTRKMELGEDVDLGKIAECTELFTGADLEGLCREAGMLALREDITASSIDKAHFEAAVRSLKPSLTKAEVDEYAAAAIHGPSTRKH; encoded by the exons ATGGCCGCGGGGAGCAGAGGCGTCGACGGCGGTAGCAATGGGGACGGCGGCGAGCCGGACGGAGGTTGGCGGGCGGAGGAGGCCATCGCCGGGAACCGCATGGCCCTTCAAGCTCTCCGGGAGCTCGTGGTGTACCCCTTCCTCTACGCCCGCGAGTCCCGCCTGCTCGGCCTCAAG TGGCCCAGAGGATTGCTGCTCTACGGCCCCCCTGGCACCGGAAAG ACAAGCCTTGTCCAAGCCATCGTTCGGGAGTGCAACGCCCACCTGACAATGATCGA GCCGTATGCTGTGCATAAACCTCATGCTGGAGAGGGCGAGAGGTTCCTGCGTGAAGCTTTCGCCGAAGCCTACTCTCAGGCATCGCAGGGCAGGCCAGCCATCATTTTCATCGATGAATTGGATGCTATATGTCCGCGACGTGACAGCAA GAGAGAGCAGGGGTCCCGCATTGTTGGTCAGCTGCTAACTTTGATGGATGGGAACAAGAAGTCGTCGAAGAGGCTTCCTCACGTAGTTGTTGTCGCGTCAACTAACAG GGTGGATGCTATTGATCCAGCATTGAGAAGGCCAGGACGTTTTGACTCAGAGATAGAGGTCTCTGTTCCTACTGTAGAAGAAAGGGTGCAGATTCTTGAG CTTCATACCAAGGGTCTACATCTTCATGAAACTGTCGATCTTCAGACTATTGCTGGATACTGCAATGGTTATGTTGGAGCTGATTTACAAGCTCTATGTCGAGAAGCTGCCAGACTTGCTTATCGtagattatcaaactcatctgagGATGAGGAGATGGTCACACTACTCATGGAAGATTGGGAGTCTGCTAGATCTGAGGCTAAAGCAAGCATGATAAGAGGGGTAACTAAAGAAGCTCCAACTGTTTCATGGGATGATATAGGAGGTTTGAAAGATCTAAAG AAAAAGCTTCAGCAAGCTGTTGAGTGGCCCATCAAGCATGCTGCTGCATTTGCTAGACTAGGGATATCACCAGTTCGTGGTGTGCTTTTGCATGGTCCTCCAGGGTGCTCAAAGACCACCCTTGCCAAGGCTGCAGCACATGCTGCCCaagcttctttcttttctttgag TGGTGCAGAACTATACTCGAAGTATGTTGGAGAAGGTGAAGCTTTGTTGCGAAGAACATTCCACAGGGCACGTCTGTCTGCTCCAAGCATTATATTTTTTGATGAGGCTGATGCAATTGCCCCTAAAAG AACTGGTCCTGATGGGGGCAGTGGCAATGCCACAGTAGGAGAAAGACTCCTATCAACTTTGTTGACTGAAATGGATGGTTTAGAACTGGCTACG GGCATTATTGTTTTGGCTGCTACTAATCGTCCTAAGGCAATCGATGCAGCTCTTCTCCGCCCAGGGCGTTTTGATATG GTCTTGTATGTTCCGCCGCCAGACGCACAAGGTCGGCATGAGATACTACGCATCAAAACACGCAAGATGGAGTTAGGGGAGGATGTGGACCTCGGGAAGATAGCCGAGTGCACCGAGCTGTTCACCGGTGCTGATCTCGAAGGTCTGTGCAGGGAAGCGGGAATGTTGGCACTGAGGGAAGATATCACTGCAAGTTCGATAGACAAGGCTCATTTTGAGGCTGCAGTAAGGTCGCTAAAGCCATCACTGACAAAAGCAGAAGTTGATGAGTACGCAGCTGCTGCCATACATGGTCCATCAACGAGGAAACATTAG
- the LOC127330543 gene encoding protein CHROMOSOME TRANSMISSION FIDELITY 7-like encodes MQPKINAFFKRQAPDPDPNSGDEARREGGGAADAKVLNKKRSYGQFHLELGQPDFLLHACAVCGMMYARGNDEDEKVHRAYHRTYFQGVPFKGWRDETVVSRSEGGDRIILATGENSCMRNSKVQEVIKVVEKELGFGEGRLLHKLCKVYLFVSSGRIVGCLVAESIKAAHKVIPSSSSEDKHELPDNKTEAAQANHTLEFGKISFKREVLRRHNHPDKNREESQGPGAIICKQEAVPAVCGIRAIWVVPSRRRKGLGSQLMDAARKSFREGSALGISQCAFTPPTSAGKALASSYCKTSAFLVYREGDV; translated from the exons ATGCAGCCCAAGATCAACGCCTTCTTCAAGCGCCAGGCCCCAGACCCGGATCCCAACag CGGCGACGAGGCGCGCAgagaaggcggcggcgcggcggacgCCAAGGTGCTGAACAAGAAGCGGAGCTACGGGCAGTTCCACCTGGAGCTGGGGCAGCCCGACTTCCTCCTCCACGCGTGCGCGGTCTGCGGGATGATGTACGCCCGCGGGAACGACGAGGACGAGAAGGTCCACAGGGCTTACCACAGGACCTACTTCCAGGGCGTCCCCTTCAAG GGTTGGCGCGACGAAACCGTGGTTTCGAGGTCCGAGGGCGGCGACCGGATTATTCTCGCGACGGGCGAGAATTCTTGCATGCGGAACAGCAAG GTTCAGGAGGTGATCAAAGTGGTGGAGAAGGAGCTGGGGTTTGGTGAAGGCAGGCTCCTTCATAAGCTTTGCAAG GTTTATCTGTTCGTATCCAGTGGGAGGATAGTGGGATGTCTCGTTGCTGAATCGATAAAAGCAGCACACAAAGTTATTCCGAGCTCCTCATCGGAAGACAAACACGAGTTACCAGACAATAAAACTGAAGCAGCACAAGCGAACCATACATTAGAGTTTGGGAAAATAAGTTTCAAGAGGGAGGTCTTAAGACGGCATAATCATCCCGACAAGAACAGAGAAGAGAGCCAGGGCCCTGGTGCCATAATCTGCAAACAAGAAGCTGTCCCTGCTGTCTGCGGAATCCGGGCCATCTGGGTGGTGCCGTCACGCAGAAGAAAGGGACTAGGGTCGCAGCTAATGGATGCCGCAAG GAAGAGCTTTCGCGAAGGCAGTGCGCTGGGGATCTCACAATGCGCTTTCACTCCACCAACCTCTGCTGGCAAGGCACTGGCGTCGAGTTACTGCAAGACGAGCGCATTCTTGGTCTACAGGGAGGGAGATGTATAG